In the Cucurbita pepo subsp. pepo cultivar mu-cu-16 unplaced genomic scaffold, ASM280686v2 Cp4.1_scaffold000780, whole genome shotgun sequence genome, AAGTTatgatcataaaaaaaaaatattaaaatataatatctaagatatgtATTATACggacataaaaaaaaacataggtGGGTCCCACATAATCCAAGGACAAGCAATTAATTTTCTCTggtttttctgttttatttcaaaataattattttaatatttgattttttctttgggCGGGGAGCCATACCCAATATGCTCCATTATTTACTACTACTTGTTACGGACGAATATTTTCTTGGTATTTGAATTTTGCCTATACTTTATATTTAGCTTccacattaattttaaaacatacgAATCAaaatggatatatatatatatatatatacatacattgAAGTGCATGAATATGTTCAAAGCTTGTTTCTAACAAAAGTggtatttatataatattgatCCCTCCTTTATAAACGCACGATCTTCTactaaattaatcaatgtgggaATGTACGCGTGTGGTTCTTAATAACCATGAGTATAAGAATTAAGAATTAGGAGAATTTTAATGTTGGAATTcgtgaaaaatattaataaaatagaattaaaaattggtatattattatattgcaATTTGCAAGGTTAGAGAAAAGAGGGTATTTTTAAGGAGCAGAACATGTCATGTGCAGCAACAATGGGTGGATTCAGATGGACAATCATTTTCTTCAAGACCAAAAACAATACCCACttaataactttttctttttctaaataattaattaattaaataaataaataaatacaaatatattagaTTGAAAAGGGGGCCCacctgtttctctctctcaaatccGTTAAactaattgattaattaattaattaaccaattAAAACTTTACTCAAATCTGCATTAACTAAAAACGATTAATCCGTaacttattcttttttttccttaatttttctttaatttcccCTTTGTCGCTTCCTCTCTCCCACGCCTATAAATAGCAACCATCTTCAACACTCAAAAAAGCACACTGAGTAACAATGGAGATGGATTTCCCTGTTATCAACATGGAGAAGCTTAATGGCGACGAGAGAGGCGCTGTGATGGACCAAATCAACGACGCCTGTCAAAACTGGGGCTTCTTCGAGGTATATTGTTATGAGATTACATGAATAAGCTTCTGGGgttgatttattatttgttaattatttcatATAGTTGTTGAATCATGGGATATCGCACGAGCTGATGGACAAGGTGGAGAAGCTGACTAAGGAGCATTACAGGAAGCGTATGGAGCAGAGGTTCAAAGAAATGGTGGCTAGTAAGGGGCTGGATTCAGTGGAGACTGAAAATAACGACACCGNAGCAGAGGTTCAAAGAAATGGTGGCTAGTAAGGGGCTGGATTTAGTGGAGACTGAAAATAACGACACTGATTGGGAAAGCACCTTCTTTCTACGCCATCTTCCCAGTTCTAACATGTCCCAAATCCCTGATTTGGACCAGGATTACAGGGAGGTCATGAAGGAATTCGCAGTGGAATTGGAGAAGCTAGCAGAGCAAATTCTGGACTTGCTGTGCCACAATCTTGGGCTTGAGAAAGGGTACTTGAAGAAGGCCTTTTACGGGTCCAAAGGCCCCAATTTTGGAAGTAAAATCAGCAATTACCCTCCCTGTCCAAAACCTGACCTTATTAAGGGTCTCAGAGCCCACACCGACGCTGGTGGCCTTATTCTCCTCTTTCAAGACCACAAAGTCAGTGGCCTTCAGCTCCTTAAAGACGGCAAATGGGTTGATGTCCCACCAATGCATCACTCCATTGTCATCAATTTAGGCGACCAGCTCGAAGTATGTGCacaaaaaatgttatttgattatgttttgta is a window encoding:
- the LOC111785854 gene encoding 1-aminocyclopropane-1-carboxylate oxidase 3-like isoform X1, which translates into the protein MEMDFPVINMEKLNGDERGAVMDQINDACQNWGFFELLNHGISHELMDKVEKLTKEHYRKRMEQRFKEMVASKGLDSVETENNDTDWESTFFLRHLPSSNMSQIPDLDQDYREVMKEFAVELEKLAEQILDLLCHNLGLEKGYLKKAFYGSKGPNFGSKISNYPPCPKPDLIKGLRAHTDAGGLILLFQDHKVSGLQLLKDGKWVDVPPMHHSIVINLGDQLEVITNGKYKSVMHRVIAQTDGNRMSIASFYNPGDDAVIYPAPALVEGEEDKGKLYPKFVFDDYMKLYVGVKFEAKEPRFEAMKAMESTNPIATV
- the LOC111785854 gene encoding 1-aminocyclopropane-1-carboxylate oxidase 3-like isoform X3, which encodes MEMDFPVINMEKLNGDERGAVMDQINDACQNWGFFELLNHGISHELMDKVEKLTKEHYRKRMEQRFKEMVASKGLDLVETENNDTDWESTFFLRHLPSSNMSQIPDLDQDYREVMKEFAVELEKLAEQILDLLCHNLGLEKGYLKKAFYGSKGPNFGSKISNYPPCPKPDLIKGLRAHTDAGGLILLFQDHKVSGLQLLKDGKWVDVPPMHHSIVINLGDQLEVITNGKYKSVMHRVIAQTDGNRMSIASFYNPGDDAVIYPAPALVEGEEDKGKLYPKFVFDDYMKLYVGVKFEAKEPRFEAMKAMESTNPIATV
- the LOC111785854 gene encoding 1-aminocyclopropane-1-carboxylate oxidase 3-like isoform X2 — its product is MEMDFPVINMEKLNGDERGAVMDQINDACQNWGFFELLNHGISHELMDKVEKLTKEHYRKRMEQRFKEMVASKGLDSVETENNDTDWESTFFLRHLPSSNMSQIPDLDQDYREVMKEFAVELEKLAEQILDLLCHNLGLEKGYLKKAFYGSKGPNFGSKISNYPPCPKPDLIKGLRAHTDAGGLILLFQDHKVSGLQLLKDGKWVDVPPMHHSIVINLGDQLEVITNGKYKSVMHRVIAQTDGNRMSIASFYNPGDDAVIYPAPALVEGEEDKGKLYPKFVFDDYMKLYVGVKFEAKEPRFEAMKAMESTNPIATV